In one window of Cyanobacteriota bacterium DNA:
- the rplN gene encoding 50S ribosomal protein L14, which yields MIQQETYLNVADNSGARKLMCIRVLGGNRRYAGIGDIIIAVVKDALPNMSVKKSDVVKAVVVRTRKALRRPSGMSIRFDDNAAVIVNNDGNPRGTRVFG from the coding sequence ATGATTCAACAAGAAACTTACCTAAATGTTGCTGATAACAGCGGTGCTCGTAAGTTGATGTGCATCCGAGTGTTGGGGGGTAACCGTCGTTACGCTGGTATCGGGGATATCATCATTGCAGTGGTTAAAGATGCCCTTCCTAACATGTCGGTTAAGAAGTCCGATGTAGTTAAAGCAGTCGTTGTGCGCACACGCAAGGCGTTACGGAGACCCAGTGGCATGAGCATTCGGTTTGATGACAACGCAGCCGTGATTGTCAACAACGATGGTAACCCTAGAGGTACCCGCGTATTTGGCC